One Pseudonocardia sediminis DNA window includes the following coding sequences:
- a CDS encoding Chromate resistance protein ChrB yields MSDHGDDAPGWVLLLAQLPASPSSPRVTLWRRAKAVGAVGLQNGAWVLPGSDDNVEFFRTLAAFVRDHNGAAHALSVRTVEDTGDDEIVARFRSERSKEFAELNERGVALLSELDREASKGNFSFAELEENEQVLERLAGWLDKIVARDFFPDERTKDAAELLDRCRRAVEGFTASVYRAEGVAPELPPTTETGER; encoded by the coding sequence GTGTCCGATCACGGCGATGACGCCCCAGGCTGGGTCCTGCTCCTTGCCCAGCTCCCTGCTTCCCCCTCCAGCCCACGGGTCACGTTGTGGCGCCGCGCCAAGGCGGTGGGTGCGGTCGGTCTGCAGAACGGCGCCTGGGTGCTGCCCGGATCGGACGACAACGTCGAGTTCTTCCGCACCCTCGCGGCCTTCGTCCGCGACCACAACGGCGCCGCACACGCGCTGAGCGTCCGCACCGTCGAGGACACCGGCGACGACGAGATCGTCGCCCGGTTCCGGAGCGAGCGGTCCAAGGAGTTCGCGGAGCTGAACGAACGCGGCGTGGCGCTGCTCTCCGAGCTGGACCGGGAGGCGTCGAAGGGAAACTTCAGCTTCGCCGAGCTGGAGGAGAACGAGCAGGTCCTGGAGCGGCTCGCGGGCTGGCTCGACAAGATCGTCGCGCGCGACTTCTTCCCGGACGAGCGCACCAAGGACGCCGCCGAGCTGCTGGACCGCTGCCGTCGCGCGGTCGAGGGCTTCACCGCCTCGGTGTACCGCGCCGAGGGCGTCGCCCCCGAGCTCCCGCCCACCACCGAGACGGGCGAACGATGA
- the helR gene encoding RNA polymerase recycling motor ATPase HelR, protein MSAQGHDEELRSERDRLADLYTRLDAERARAQREYESALGGTGGTPMERDVRVRASATAMKRLKVADDGLCFGRMDALSGEHSYIGRIGIFDTEDDYTPLLLDWRAPASRPFYVATGANPEGMRRRRQFHTRGRRLTDFTDEVLGRVGGDDGAAAGGDAALLSAVNAPRGEGMRDIVATIQAEQDEIIRLDHPGVLVIEGGPGTGKTVVALHRVAYLLYTQRERMERHGVLVVGPNPAFLDHIGQVLPSLGESDVVFMTPGDLVPGLHVTAEDAPDAARAKGSPAILDVLAAAVADRQRLPEEPIPIELADTTVRIDAATAEWARDEARASGLPHNEARPVFTEIVTYVLTERATARIGRGWLTRSDRDAWADLRADLTKELAQHEAFTAALDELWPVLTPESLLGSLYSSPERLRAAGADPSLARTDGEAWTVSDVPLLDELVDLLGHDPAAEEAARRAVEREVRAETEYAAGVMEILTMDREELDEDLGVAVGDLTHGDDLADRFVVRDNRELVERAAADRDWTYRHVVVDEVQELSEMDWRVLMRRCPGRSFTVVGDLAQRRSAAGATSWATMLETYVPGRWEYRSLTVNYRTPAEIMAVAAALLAEFAPDVAPPESVRACGVEPWSRHVTGEELPGAVEAFVRDEAGREGTSVVIGPPGTPGAVPPSETKGLEFDAVLVVEPERTLADGPRGAADLYVALTRATQRLGVLHRGPLPAALAGLGPEGRSGRSPEHPA, encoded by the coding sequence GTGTCAGCTCAGGGACACGATGAGGAACTGCGCTCCGAGCGCGATCGTCTGGCCGATCTCTACACCCGTCTCGACGCCGAACGCGCACGCGCGCAGCGCGAGTACGAGTCCGCGCTGGGCGGGACCGGCGGGACACCGATGGAACGTGACGTCCGGGTGCGGGCGTCGGCGACGGCGATGAAGCGGCTCAAGGTCGCCGACGACGGTCTGTGCTTCGGCCGGATGGACGCGCTGTCCGGCGAGCACTCCTACATCGGCCGGATCGGGATCTTCGACACCGAGGACGACTACACGCCGTTGCTGCTGGACTGGCGGGCGCCGGCGTCGCGGCCGTTCTACGTGGCGACCGGCGCGAACCCGGAGGGCATGCGCCGGCGGCGCCAGTTCCACACGCGTGGGCGGCGGCTGACCGACTTCACCGACGAGGTCCTCGGTCGGGTGGGAGGGGACGACGGGGCCGCCGCGGGTGGCGACGCGGCGTTGCTCTCGGCCGTGAACGCGCCGCGCGGCGAGGGGATGCGCGACATCGTCGCGACGATCCAGGCCGAGCAGGACGAGATCATCCGCCTGGACCACCCGGGCGTGCTGGTGATCGAGGGCGGCCCGGGCACCGGGAAGACGGTGGTGGCGCTGCACCGCGTCGCCTACCTGCTCTACACCCAGCGCGAACGGATGGAACGTCACGGCGTGCTCGTGGTCGGGCCCAACCCGGCGTTCCTGGACCACATCGGACAGGTCCTGCCGTCGCTGGGCGAGTCCGACGTCGTGTTCATGACCCCGGGTGACCTGGTGCCCGGCCTGCACGTCACCGCCGAGGACGCCCCCGACGCCGCGCGGGCGAAGGGCTCCCCGGCGATCCTCGACGTGCTCGCGGCCGCGGTCGCGGACCGGCAGCGGCTGCCGGAGGAGCCGATACCGATCGAGCTGGCCGATACGACGGTGCGCATCGACGCCGCGACCGCGGAGTGGGCCCGGGACGAGGCGCGGGCGAGCGGGCTGCCGCACAACGAGGCCCGGCCGGTGTTCACCGAGATCGTCACCTACGTGCTGACCGAGCGGGCGACGGCCCGGATCGGCCGGGGCTGGCTGACGCGGTCGGACCGCGACGCGTGGGCCGACCTGCGTGCGGACCTGACCAAGGAGCTCGCACAGCACGAGGCGTTCACCGCCGCCCTCGACGAGCTCTGGCCGGTCCTGACGCCGGAGTCCCTGCTCGGGTCGCTGTACTCCTCGCCCGAGCGGCTGCGGGCCGCCGGGGCGGACCCGTCGCTGGCACGGACCGACGGCGAGGCCTGGACCGTGTCGGACGTGCCGTTGCTCGACGAGCTCGTCGACCTGCTGGGCCACGACCCGGCGGCCGAGGAGGCGGCGCGACGGGCCGTCGAGCGGGAGGTGCGGGCCGAGACCGAGTACGCCGCCGGCGTCATGGAGATCCTGACGATGGACCGCGAGGAGCTCGACGAGGACCTCGGGGTGGCCGTCGGGGACCTGACCCACGGCGACGACCTGGCCGACCGCTTCGTCGTCCGCGACAACCGTGAGCTGGTCGAACGCGCCGCCGCGGACCGGGACTGGACCTACCGGCACGTCGTCGTCGACGAGGTCCAGGAGCTGTCCGAGATGGACTGGCGGGTTCTGATGCGGCGCTGTCCCGGGCGGTCGTTCACCGTCGTCGGCGACCTCGCCCAGCGCCGGTCGGCGGCGGGGGCGACGTCGTGGGCCACGATGCTGGAGACCTACGTGCCCGGCCGCTGGGAGTACCGGTCGCTGACGGTCAACTACCGCACCCCGGCCGAGATCATGGCCGTCGCGGCGGCGCTGCTCGCCGAGTTCGCGCCGGACGTCGCACCGCCGGAGTCGGTCCGGGCGTGCGGGGTGGAGCCGTGGTCGCGGCACGTCACCGGCGAGGAGCTGCCCGGCGCCGTCGAGGCGTTCGTGCGCGACGAGGCCGGGCGCGAGGGCACCAGCGTCGTGATCGGGCCGCCGGGGACGCCGGGCGCGGTGCCGCCGTCGGAGACGAAGGGCCTGGAGTTCGACGCCGTGCTGGTCGTGGAGCCGGAGCGCACGCTCGCCGACGGCCCGCGAGGTGCGGCCGACCTCTACGTCGCGCTCACCCGCGCCACCCAGCGTCTCGGTGTCCTGCACCGGGGACCGCTGCCGGCGGCGCTGGCCGGTCTCGGCCCGGAAGGACGGTCCGGGAGGTCTCCCGAGCATCCGGCCTAG
- a CDS encoding beta-ketoacyl-ACP synthase III, with the protein MPSRAAVLTGIGHSLPPDVVTNHDLAARLDTTDEWIRTRSGIGSRHIVRGGTSTSDLAVEAGTLALKSAGVSAVDMVVVATSTPDHPVPATAPAVATRIGLGTVPAFDLNAVCSGFLYGLATASAMITAGQAGSVLLIAADTFSTLVDPEDRATAFLFGDGAGAVVLRAGTPGEAGEVLALEMGSDGDGEDLIIVPDAATPFAMQGQAVYRQAVARMTESARTVMDRVGWGVGDVDRFVGHQANQRILDAVCDRLGLPRERAVSNLEHVGNTAAASIPLALSQAAATLRGGDRVVLSAFGGGATWGGAALTWPSLL; encoded by the coding sequence ATGCCATCTCGCGCGGCCGTACTGACCGGCATCGGTCACAGCCTGCCACCGGACGTCGTGACGAACCACGACCTCGCTGCACGTCTGGACACCACCGACGAGTGGATCCGGACACGCAGCGGTATCGGGTCACGTCACATCGTCCGGGGCGGGACGAGCACCTCCGACCTGGCCGTCGAGGCCGGGACGCTCGCCCTGAAGTCGGCCGGGGTCTCGGCGGTGGACATGGTCGTCGTGGCCACGAGCACCCCGGACCACCCGGTCCCGGCCACGGCACCGGCGGTGGCGACCCGGATCGGGCTCGGCACCGTGCCCGCCTTCGACCTCAACGCCGTGTGCTCCGGCTTCCTCTACGGCCTGGCCACCGCGAGCGCGATGATCACCGCCGGGCAGGCCGGCTCGGTGCTGCTGATCGCGGCGGACACGTTCTCCACGCTCGTCGACCCCGAGGACCGGGCCACGGCGTTCCTGTTCGGCGACGGAGCCGGGGCGGTCGTCCTCCGCGCCGGGACCCCGGGCGAGGCGGGCGAGGTGCTGGCCCTGGAGATGGGCAGCGACGGTGACGGCGAAGACCTGATCATCGTCCCGGACGCGGCGACCCCGTTCGCGATGCAGGGCCAGGCTGTCTACCGGCAGGCGGTGGCGCGGATGACCGAGTCCGCGCGGACCGTCATGGACCGGGTGGGCTGGGGCGTCGGCGACGTCGACCGGTTCGTCGGGCACCAGGCCAACCAGCGGATCCTGGACGCCGTCTGCGACCGGCTCGGGCTGCCGCGCGAGCGGGCGGTGAGCAACCTCGAACACGTCGGCAACACCGCCGCCGCGTCGATCCCGCTGGCGTTGTCGCAGGCCGCGGCCACGCTCCGTGGGGGCGACAGGGTCGTGCTCTCCGCGTTCGGCGGGGGCGCGACCTGGGGCGGGGCGGCGCTCACCTGGCCGTCCCTGCTCTGA
- a CDS encoding SRPBCC family protein has protein sequence MTTPTASASTTVAAGADAVYELVSDLPRMGEWSPENTGGRWVGKLRGPAVGAKFLGTNKGRARRWATTTVVTDATRGRRFAFETRLGPITAAEWVYDITPTADGCEVTESWTDMRTRPIVVVGRYLTGVSDRVAFTREMLVTTLERLKAAAERR, from the coding sequence ATGACGACCCCGACCGCCAGCGCGAGCACCACCGTCGCCGCCGGCGCCGACGCCGTGTACGAGCTGGTCAGCGACCTGCCCCGGATGGGCGAGTGGAGCCCGGAGAACACCGGCGGACGCTGGGTCGGCAAGCTGCGCGGGCCGGCCGTCGGTGCGAAGTTCCTCGGCACCAACAAGGGGAGGGCCCGCCGGTGGGCCACGACGACGGTCGTCACCGACGCGACCCGCGGACGCCGGTTCGCCTTCGAGACCCGGCTGGGCCCGATCACGGCCGCCGAGTGGGTCTACGACATCACCCCGACCGCTGACGGCTGCGAGGTCACCGAGAGCTGGACCGACATGCGCACCCGTCCGATCGTCGTCGTCGGCCGCTACCTCACCGGCGTCTCCGACCGGGTGGCGTTCACCCGCGAGATGCTGGTGACCACACTGGAACGCCTCAAGGCCGCCGCCGAACGCCGGTGA
- a CDS encoding SRPBCC family protein has protein sequence MRATSVRTVDAPIDRVWAVLADHEGMSSWAPGLKVELTRPGTTEPNGVGAVRRVGIGSPGPIVEEIVTFEPGQRLGYRALAGVPLRNYRGEVTLRPSGSGTEITYTVDADKRLPFGESLAVKGLATVLVSGLVRGVGAAR, from the coding sequence ATGCGCGCCACCTCCGTCCGTACCGTCGACGCCCCGATCGACCGCGTCTGGGCGGTGCTCGCCGACCACGAGGGCATGTCGTCCTGGGCGCCCGGGCTCAAGGTCGAGCTCACCCGCCCCGGCACCACCGAGCCCAACGGAGTCGGCGCCGTCCGGAGGGTCGGGATCGGCTCCCCCGGGCCCATCGTCGAGGAGATCGTCACGTTCGAGCCGGGGCAGCGGCTGGGCTACCGGGCGCTCGCCGGCGTGCCGCTGCGGAACTACCGGGGCGAGGTCACGCTGCGCCCCAGCGGGTCCGGCACCGAGATCACCTACACCGTCGACGCCGACAAGCGGCTCCCGTTCGGCGAGTCGCTCGCGGTGAAGGGACTCGCCACGGTGCTGGTCTCCGGCCTGGTGCGCGGGGTCGGCGCGGCGCGCTGA
- the rox gene encoding rifampin monooxygenase: MIDVIVAGGGPTGLMLAAELRLHDVRVLVLERDAEPTTVVRSLGLHARSIEVMDQRDLLERFLEHGTRYPVGGFFAGITTPAPERLDTAHGYVLGIPQTTTDRLLAEHAVEAGVGIRRGCELIGLSQDEDGVTVDLAGGTRVTAQYLVGCDGGRSTVRKLLGIGFPGEPTRVETLLGEMEVGVPADEVAAVVAEVRRTRRWFGVGPLGDEGVFRVVVPAERPAPDRTVAPTLDQVRERLRAVAGTDFGVHSPRWLSRFGDATRQAERYRSGRVLLAGDAAHIHPPVGGQGLNLGLQDAFNLGWKLAAQVNGWAPDGLLDSYEAERHPVAAAVLDDTRAQAHLMSPEPGPQAVRRLLTELMDFDEVNRYLTEKITAIGVHYDLGEGHELLGRRLRDVPLKNGRLYELLHRGRGLLLDRTGELTVPGWEDRVDHVVDTSEELDVPAVLVRPDGHVAWAGDDRSDLLAHLPRWFGTARH, translated from the coding sequence ATGATCGACGTCATCGTCGCCGGCGGCGGACCGACCGGGTTGATGCTCGCCGCCGAACTGCGGCTGCACGACGTGCGGGTGCTCGTGCTGGAGAGGGATGCGGAGCCGACGACGGTCGTCCGGTCGCTCGGCCTGCACGCGCGCAGCATCGAGGTGATGGACCAGCGCGATCTGCTGGAGCGCTTCCTGGAGCACGGCACGCGGTATCCGGTCGGCGGCTTCTTCGCCGGCATCACCACGCCGGCGCCGGAGCGGTTGGACACCGCACACGGCTACGTCCTGGGCATCCCGCAGACGACCACCGACCGGCTCCTCGCCGAGCACGCCGTCGAGGCCGGGGTCGGGATCCGGCGCGGGTGCGAGCTGATCGGGCTGAGCCAGGACGAGGACGGCGTGACCGTCGACCTGGCCGGCGGCACCCGGGTGACCGCGCAGTACCTCGTCGGCTGCGACGGCGGCCGCAGCACGGTGCGCAAGCTCCTCGGCATCGGGTTCCCGGGTGAACCCACTCGGGTCGAGACGCTGCTGGGCGAGATGGAGGTGGGCGTCCCGGCCGACGAGGTGGCCGCCGTCGTGGCCGAGGTGCGCAGGACCCGGCGGTGGTTCGGCGTCGGGCCTCTGGGGGACGAGGGCGTGTTCCGCGTCGTCGTGCCCGCGGAGAGGCCGGCCCCCGACCGCACCGTCGCGCCCACCCTGGACCAGGTGCGGGAGCGGCTGCGTGCGGTCGCCGGCACCGACTTCGGCGTGCACTCACCGCGGTGGCTGTCCCGCTTCGGCGACGCCACCCGGCAGGCCGAGCGCTACCGGTCCGGCCGTGTGCTGCTGGCCGGGGACGCCGCGCACATCCACCCGCCGGTCGGCGGGCAGGGGCTCAACCTCGGTCTGCAGGACGCGTTCAACCTGGGCTGGAAGCTCGCCGCGCAGGTGAACGGCTGGGCACCCGACGGGCTGCTGGACAGCTACGAGGCCGAGCGGCACCCGGTGGCCGCCGCCGTGCTGGACGACACCCGCGCGCAGGCGCACCTGATGTCGCCCGAGCCGGGTCCGCAGGCGGTCCGCCGTCTGCTGACCGAGCTGATGGACTTCGACGAGGTGAACCGGTACCTGACGGAGAAGATCACGGCGATCGGGGTGCACTACGACCTCGGCGAGGGCCACGAGCTGCTCGGACGCCGTCTGCGGGACGTGCCGCTGAAGAACGGTCGCCTCTACGAGCTGCTGCACCGCGGCCGCGGGCTGCTGCTCGACCGGACCGGCGAGCTGACGGTGCCGGGCTGGGAGGACCGGGTCGACCACGTCGTCGACACGAGCGAGGAGCTCGACGTACCCGCCGTGCTGGTGCGCCCGGACGGGCACGTCGCGTGGGCCGGGGACGACCGGTCGGACCTCCTCGCCCACCTGCCGCGGTGGTTCGGCACCGCCCGGCACTGA
- a CDS encoding cation-translocating P-type ATPase — protein sequence MSDAELLAHDPGLDRAHASTADAAVSALGTDSTRGLTDADAASRLTATGANRFRTPRRVTFRHVLADEITEPMMLLLVAVAVLYSVWGRLEDTIAIVVIISAVVLVEVFAEYRAKTVIAALGKLTAPTAPVLRDGRTEQVPTEDLVPGDVIPLRAGARVPADVRLVGTWGLRVDESALTGESVAVGKDADDVLPDDTALAERTNLAFAGTTVAAGRARGVVVATGMATELGRITGLVLEAKPPRTAMQQAMRDLSRVLAMVAIGFSVLVPLIGIIGGQPWREMVLTGLTMAFATVPEELPIIISLVLGLGAYRLSRRNGLVRRLRAAEALGTVTTIATDKTGTLTENRMAVTSLAADAIPDDHLLALGAACHDATTEGTEFAGDPTDVAFLEAARDRDLLPGSPGGVFGDVVARFAFDAHRESMTVVHTRDDGRFLLITKGAPEALLERCTARGGHRALGADDRAELAARAERMAADGLRVIAVATRVLAVVPASVQDAEEHLTFAGLVGLEDPPRAEVPEAMAAARRAGIRVLMVTGDHPACARAIAAQIGLDGAGPLLTGHELDRLDDAALTEAVSRTSLFARVTPEHKIRLVEALQGRGEIVAVTGDGINDAPALARADVGIAMGASGTDVARDSADLVLADDNFATITRALREGRTLYDNLRKGVKYYLACKAGLVVTTAVGVLVGLPIPFAPIQIVVMEMFMDIAGSATFAAEPAERDAMNRPPRDPRDRFLDRALVRGLIAGGVSLFAAVGGIYLVASWSGESTETAQTLAFLAWMVGYLALAWVMRSERTPLAGIGLLSNRFLPAWTVVTAVSIALIMFVPFLREVLRLVPLSGTQWAVVVLLPIVAVSWIEIAKWVRPRDSATAGTVQYSGV from the coding sequence GTGAGCGACGCCGAGCTGCTCGCCCACGACCCCGGCCTCGACCGGGCGCACGCCTCGACCGCCGACGCCGCCGTCTCCGCGCTGGGGACCGACTCCACCCGCGGCCTGACCGACGCCGACGCGGCGTCGAGGCTGACGGCCACGGGCGCGAACCGCTTCCGGACGCCGCGCCGCGTCACGTTCCGGCACGTCCTCGCCGACGAGATCACCGAGCCGATGATGCTGCTCCTGGTGGCCGTCGCCGTGCTCTACAGCGTGTGGGGACGGCTCGAGGACACGATCGCGATCGTCGTCATCATCTCGGCGGTCGTGCTGGTGGAGGTGTTCGCCGAGTACCGCGCGAAGACGGTGATCGCCGCCCTGGGGAAGCTGACCGCACCGACCGCACCGGTACTGCGCGACGGCCGCACCGAGCAGGTCCCGACCGAGGACCTGGTGCCCGGTGACGTGATCCCGCTCCGCGCCGGGGCGCGGGTGCCCGCCGACGTCCGGCTCGTCGGGACGTGGGGCCTGCGGGTCGACGAGTCCGCGCTGACCGGCGAGTCGGTGGCCGTCGGCAAGGACGCCGACGACGTGCTGCCCGACGACACGGCACTCGCCGAGCGGACGAACCTCGCCTTCGCCGGGACGACGGTCGCCGCCGGGCGCGCCCGCGGTGTCGTCGTGGCGACCGGCATGGCCACCGAGCTGGGCCGGATCACCGGTCTGGTGCTGGAGGCCAAGCCGCCGCGGACGGCGATGCAGCAGGCGATGCGCGACCTGTCGCGGGTGCTGGCGATGGTGGCGATCGGGTTCAGCGTGCTGGTGCCGCTGATCGGGATCATCGGCGGGCAGCCGTGGCGCGAGATGGTCCTGACCGGGCTGACCATGGCGTTCGCGACCGTCCCGGAGGAGCTGCCGATCATCATCAGCCTCGTCCTCGGACTGGGCGCCTACCGGCTCTCCCGCCGCAACGGCCTGGTGCGGCGCCTGCGCGCGGCCGAAGCCCTCGGCACCGTCACCACGATCGCGACCGACAAGACCGGCACGCTGACCGAGAACCGCATGGCGGTGACCTCGCTCGCCGCCGACGCGATCCCCGACGACCACCTGCTCGCGCTCGGCGCGGCCTGCCACGACGCGACGACCGAAGGCACGGAGTTCGCCGGTGACCCGACCGACGTCGCCTTCCTCGAGGCCGCCCGCGACCGCGACCTGCTCCCGGGCAGCCCCGGCGGCGTGTTCGGTGACGTCGTGGCGCGCTTCGCGTTCGACGCGCACCGGGAGTCCATGACGGTCGTCCACACCCGTGACGACGGCCGGTTCCTACTGATCACCAAGGGTGCGCCGGAGGCGCTGCTGGAGCGGTGCACCGCCCGCGGCGGCCACCGGGCACTGGGCGCGGACGACCGGGCCGAGCTCGCCGCGCGGGCCGAACGGATGGCCGCCGACGGACTGCGGGTCATCGCCGTCGCCACCCGGGTCCTGGCCGTCGTCCCCGCGTCCGTGCAGGACGCCGAGGAGCACCTGACGTTCGCCGGGCTGGTCGGGCTCGAGGACCCGCCCCGCGCCGAGGTTCCCGAGGCGATGGCGGCGGCGCGCCGGGCCGGGATCCGCGTCCTGATGGTCACCGGCGACCACCCCGCCTGCGCGCGTGCCATCGCCGCGCAGATCGGCCTCGACGGCGCCGGTCCGCTGCTCACCGGTCACGAGCTCGACCGCCTGGACGACGCCGCGCTGACCGAGGCCGTGTCCCGCACGTCCCTGTTCGCGCGCGTGACGCCGGAGCACAAGATCCGCCTGGTCGAGGCCCTGCAGGGACGCGGCGAGATCGTCGCGGTGACCGGCGACGGGATCAACGACGCCCCCGCCCTGGCCCGCGCCGACGTCGGCATCGCGATGGGCGCGTCCGGCACCGACGTCGCCCGCGACTCCGCCGACCTGGTCCTCGCCGACGACAACTTCGCCACCATCACGCGTGCCCTGCGCGAGGGCCGCACGCTCTACGACAACCTGCGCAAGGGCGTGAAGTACTACCTGGCCTGCAAGGCCGGCCTCGTCGTGACGACGGCCGTCGGCGTCCTGGTCGGGCTGCCCATCCCGTTCGCCCCGATTCAGATCGTGGTGATGGAGATGTTCATGGACATCGCCGGCAGCGCCACGTTCGCCGCCGAACCGGCCGAGCGCGACGCCATGAACCGGCCGCCCCGCGACCCGCGGGACCGCTTCCTGGACCGGGCGCTGGTGCGGGGGCTGATCGCGGGCGGGGTGTCGCTGTTCGCCGCCGTCGGCGGGATCTACCTGGTGGCGTCCTGGTCGGGGGAGTCGACGGAGACGGCGCAGACGCTGGCGTTCCTGGCCTGGATGGTCGGCTACCTGGCTCTGGCGTGGGTGATGCGGTCCGAGCGCACCCCGTTGGCCGGGATCGGGCTGCTCTCCAACCGCTTCCTGCCGGCGTGGACGGTGGTGACGGCGGTGTCCATCGCCCTGATCATGTTCGTGCCGTTCCTGCGCGAGGTCCTACGGCTCGTGCCGCTGAGCGGGACGCAGTGGGCCGTGGTGGTCCTGCTGCCGATCGTCGCGGTCAGCTGGATCGAGATCGCCAAGTGGGTGCGCCCGCGGGATTCCGCGACGGCGGGGACCGTGCAGTACTCGGGGGTCTGA
- a CDS encoding aldo/keto reductase, translating to MARSDLSRLGLGLAAVARPAYITSGRAADLGDARGVEQLRDRTRELLDAAYAHGLRYLDVARSYGRAEEFLAGWLADHPEVSDVEIGSKWGYRYVGDWRVDADVHEIKDHSLPAFTEQSAQSLDLLGDRLGIYHVHSATLETGVLDDTGVHRAMAGLRERGIRLGISTSGPRQPEAIRRALDVRVDGEPLFTSFQSTWNALEPSAGPALAEAADSGARVIVKEAFANGRLAPGGDDGTAAARAAADLADRLDVPLDRLAVAAVLTRPWAGHVLLGPVGTAQLASNVAAVDVVLPDGIDDELDALAEPAQQYWATRSGRPWS from the coding sequence ATGGCCCGTTCCGACCTCTCCCGCCTCGGCCTCGGCCTGGCCGCGGTGGCCCGTCCCGCGTACATCACCTCCGGCCGCGCCGCCGACCTCGGCGACGCCCGCGGGGTCGAGCAGCTCCGCGACCGGACCCGCGAGCTCCTCGACGCCGCGTACGCCCACGGCCTCCGCTACCTCGACGTCGCCCGCTCCTACGGCCGGGCCGAGGAGTTCCTGGCCGGCTGGCTGGCCGACCACCCCGAGGTCTCCGACGTCGAGATCGGCTCGAAGTGGGGCTACCGCTACGTCGGCGACTGGCGGGTCGACGCCGACGTCCACGAGATCAAGGACCACTCGCTGCCGGCGTTCACCGAGCAGTCCGCACAGAGCCTGGACCTGCTGGGGGACCGGCTCGGGATCTACCACGTGCACTCGGCGACGCTCGAGACCGGCGTGCTCGACGACACCGGCGTGCACCGGGCGATGGCCGGGCTGCGCGAGCGCGGCATCCGGCTCGGGATCTCCACCTCCGGCCCGCGCCAGCCCGAGGCGATCCGGCGGGCCCTCGACGTCCGGGTGGACGGGGAGCCGCTGTTCACCTCGTTCCAGTCGACGTGGAACGCGCTCGAACCCTCGGCCGGTCCGGCTCTGGCCGAGGCTGCGGACTCCGGTGCGCGGGTGATCGTCAAGGAGGCGTTCGCGAACGGCCGGCTCGCCCCGGGCGGCGACGACGGCACGGCGGCGGCACGCGCGGCGGCCGACCTCGCGGACCGGCTGGACGTGCCGCTCGACCGGCTCGCCGTGGCCGCGGTGCTGACCCGTCCGTGGGCCGGGCACGTGCTGCTCGGGCCGGTCGGGACCGCCCAGCTGGCGAGCAACGTCGCCGCCGTCGACGTCGTGCTCCCGGACGGGATCGACGACGAGCTGGACGCTCTGGCCGAGCCCGCGCAGCAGTACTGGGCCACCCGTTCGGGACGTCCCTGGTCGTGA
- a CDS encoding DUF305 domain-containing protein produces the protein MATVRTASRAVLVVAAFLAVAAACSRLSATEAPEPAPAGGPTAVDAAFVQHMLPHHRRAIEVGELAAARGTDPRVRAFGRRIVAEQTPEEQRLTSWVTELGLTPQSGDATAAAGWIDDATLARLTAAPAAEFDRDVLLASADSETGAAEMSRLELDGGTFGPARELATSISTAPTGELPELRRLAADLPGS, from the coding sequence ATGGCGACGGTCCGCACGGCCTCCCGCGCGGTGCTCGTCGTCGCGGCGTTCCTGGCCGTGGCCGCGGCGTGCAGCCGGCTGTCCGCCACGGAGGCTCCCGAGCCGGCGCCGGCGGGCGGGCCCACCGCGGTCGACGCGGCGTTCGTCCAGCACATGCTGCCGCACCACCGGCGGGCGATCGAGGTCGGTGAGCTGGCCGCGGCCCGGGGCACCGACCCTCGCGTGCGGGCCTTCGGGCGGCGGATCGTCGCCGAGCAGACACCCGAGGAGCAGCGGCTCACCAGCTGGGTCACCGAGCTCGGCCTCACCCCGCAGTCCGGGGACGCGACGGCGGCCGCCGGCTGGATCGACGATGCGACGCTCGCCCGTCTGACGGCGGCACCGGCGGCGGAGTTCGACCGCGACGTGCTGCTGGCGTCGGCCGACAGCGAGACGGGGGCCGCGGAGATGTCGCGCCTCGAGCTCGACGGTGGGACGTTCGGCCCGGCCCGCGAGCTGGCGACGTCGATCTCCACCGCGCCCACCGGCGAACTCCCGGAGCTGCGCCGCCTGGCCGCCGACCTGCCGGGATCGTGA